In Grus americana isolate bGruAme1 chromosome 19, bGruAme1.mat, whole genome shotgun sequence, the following are encoded in one genomic region:
- the RABGEF1 gene encoding rab5 GDP/GTP exchange factor isoform X3 has protein sequence MNLKSERRGIHVDQSELLCKKGCGYYGNPAWQGFCSKCWREEYHKARQKQIQEDWELAERLQREEEEAYASSQSTQGAQSLTFSKFEEKKTNEKTRKVTTVKKFFTASSRTGAKKAEIQEAKAPSPSINRQASIETDRVSKEFIEFLKTYHKPGQDIYKQCKLFLDTMNHKRDLSIEEQSECAQDFYQNVAEKLQTRWKVPPEKVEKAMDQIEKYIMTRQYKYVFCPETTDDEKKDLAVQKRIRALHWVTPQMLCVPVNEEIPEVSDMVVKAITDIIEMDSKRVPRDKLACITKCSKHIFNAIKITKNEPASADDFLPTLIYIVLKGNPPRLQSNIQYITRFCNPSRLMTGEDGYYFTNLCCAVAFIEKLDAQSLNLSQEDFDRFMTGQTSPKKQESDSFSPDVCLGVKQMYKNLDLLSQLNERQERIVNEAKKLEKDLIDWTDGITKEVQDIVEKYPLEIKPKNQALAAIDSENVENDKLPPPLQPQVYAG, from the exons atgaacctgAAATCTGAACGCAGAGGAATTCACGTTGATCAGTCAGAGCTACTGTGCAAGAAGGGATGTGGTTACTATGGCAATCCTGCTTGGCAGGGATTTTGCTCCAAGTGCTGGAGAGAGGAATACCATAAGGCCAGGCAGAAACAGATTCAAGAGGATTGGGAGCTGGCAGAGCG GCTTCAgcgagaggaggaagaagcataTGCCAGTAGTCAGAGTACCCAAGGGGCGCAGTCACTGACCTTTTcaaaatttgaagaaaagaaaaccaatgaGAAAACACGAAAGGTCACTACTGTGAAGAAGTTCTTCACTGCTTCTTCCAGAACAGGAGCTAAGAAGG CAGAGATCCAAGAAGCCAAGGCTCCCAGCCCTTCTATAAACAGGCAAGCTAGCATCGAGACAGATCGAGTATCCAAGGAATTCATAGAATTTCTCAAAACATATCATAAACCTGGACAAGATATCTATAAGCAATGTAAACTATTTTTGGACACAATGAATCATAAAAGG GACTTAAGTATTGAGGAGCAATCTGAATGTGCCCAGGACTTCTATCAAAATGTAGCAGAGAAATTACAGACACGTTGGAAAG TGCCCCCTGAAAAAGTTGAGAAAGCAATGGATCAGattgaaaaatacattatgaCTCGGCAGTATAAATATGTCTTTTGCCCTGAAACAACTGATGATGAGAAGAAAGATCTTGCTGTCCAGAAGAGAATCAG GGCTTTGCACTGGGTAACTCCACAAATGCTGTGTGTTCCCGTCAATGAAGAAATTCCAGAAGTCTCTGATATGGTTGTAAAAGCAATTACAG ATATTATTGAAATGGATTCAAAGCGTGTCCCGCGTGATAAATTAGCATGCATCACCAAGTGCAGCAAGCATATATTTAATGCtattaaaatcacaaaaaatgAACCAGCTTCTGCTGATGACTTTCTTCCAACACTTATATACATTGTTTTGAAGGGAAACCCACCCCGCCTGCAGTCTAACATCCAGTATATAACACGCTTCTGTAATCCAAGCAGGTTAATGACAGGAGAAGACGGCTACTATTTTACGAATCTG TGCTGTGCCGTGGCCTTTATTGAAAAACTGGATGCTCAGTCTTTAAATCTAAGCCAAGAAGATTTTGATCGCTTTATGACTGGTCAGACATCCCCGAAGAAGCAAGAATCTGACAGTTTTTCACCTGATGTGTGCCTGGGTGTTAAGCAAATGTATAAAAACTTAGACCTACTATCTCAGTTGAATGAGAGACAGGAAAGAATTGTCAATGAAGCCAAGAAGCTTGAGAAAGACCTAATAGATTGGACTGATGGAATTACAAAGGAAGTCCAAGATATTGTTGAGAAATATCcattagaaataaaaccaaaaaatcaaGCCTTAGCAGCTATTGACTCTGAAAATGTGGAGAATGACAAGCTGCCCCCACCACTGCAGCCTCAGGTTTATGCAGGATAA
- the RABGEF1 gene encoding rab5 GDP/GTP exchange factor isoform X2, with protein sequence MNLKSERRGIHVDQSELLCKKGCGYYGNPAWQGFCSKCWREEYHKARQKQIQEDWELAERLQREEEEAYASSQSTQGAQSLTFSKFEEKKTNEKTRKVTTVKKFFTASSRTGAKKVAQEKIIKQGQLGRERNADNILRDLKEIFTPSWELASPTEEIQEAKAPSPSINRQASIETDRVSKEFIEFLKTYHKPGQDIYKQCKLFLDTMNHKRDLSIEEQSECAQDFYQNVAEKLQTRWKVPPEKVEKAMDQIEKYIMTRQYKYVFCPETTDDEKKDLAVQKRIRALHWVTPQMLCVPVNEEIPEVSDMVVKAITDIIEMDSKRVPRDKLACITKCSKHIFNAIKITKNEPASADDFLPTLIYIVLKGNPPRLQSNIQYITRFCNPSRLMTGEDGYYFTNLCCAVAFIEKLDAQSLNLSQEDFDRFMTGQTSPKKQESDSFSPDVCLGVKQMYKNLDLLSQLNERQERIVNEAKKLEKDLIDWTDGITKEVQDIVEKYPLEIKPKNQALAAIDSENVENDKLPPPLQPQVYAG encoded by the exons atgaacctgAAATCTGAACGCAGAGGAATTCACGTTGATCAGTCAGAGCTACTGTGCAAGAAGGGATGTGGTTACTATGGCAATCCTGCTTGGCAGGGATTTTGCTCCAAGTGCTGGAGAGAGGAATACCATAAGGCCAGGCAGAAACAGATTCAAGAGGATTGGGAGCTGGCAGAGCG GCTTCAgcgagaggaggaagaagcataTGCCAGTAGTCAGAGTACCCAAGGGGCGCAGTCACTGACCTTTTcaaaatttgaagaaaagaaaaccaatgaGAAAACACGAAAGGTCACTACTGTGAAGAAGTTCTTCACTGCTTCTTCCAGAACAGGAGCTAAGAAGG tggctCAAGAGAAAATCATTAAGCAAGGACAGCTTGGGAGGGAGCGAAATGCTGATAACATTCTCAGGGATTTGAAGGAGATTTTTACTCCCTCCTGGGAACTGGCTTCCCCTACTGAAG AGATCCAAGAAGCCAAGGCTCCCAGCCCTTCTATAAACAGGCAAGCTAGCATCGAGACAGATCGAGTATCCAAGGAATTCATAGAATTTCTCAAAACATATCATAAACCTGGACAAGATATCTATAAGCAATGTAAACTATTTTTGGACACAATGAATCATAAAAGG GACTTAAGTATTGAGGAGCAATCTGAATGTGCCCAGGACTTCTATCAAAATGTAGCAGAGAAATTACAGACACGTTGGAAAG TGCCCCCTGAAAAAGTTGAGAAAGCAATGGATCAGattgaaaaatacattatgaCTCGGCAGTATAAATATGTCTTTTGCCCTGAAACAACTGATGATGAGAAGAAAGATCTTGCTGTCCAGAAGAGAATCAG GGCTTTGCACTGGGTAACTCCACAAATGCTGTGTGTTCCCGTCAATGAAGAAATTCCAGAAGTCTCTGATATGGTTGTAAAAGCAATTACAG ATATTATTGAAATGGATTCAAAGCGTGTCCCGCGTGATAAATTAGCATGCATCACCAAGTGCAGCAAGCATATATTTAATGCtattaaaatcacaaaaaatgAACCAGCTTCTGCTGATGACTTTCTTCCAACACTTATATACATTGTTTTGAAGGGAAACCCACCCCGCCTGCAGTCTAACATCCAGTATATAACACGCTTCTGTAATCCAAGCAGGTTAATGACAGGAGAAGACGGCTACTATTTTACGAATCTG TGCTGTGCCGTGGCCTTTATTGAAAAACTGGATGCTCAGTCTTTAAATCTAAGCCAAGAAGATTTTGATCGCTTTATGACTGGTCAGACATCCCCGAAGAAGCAAGAATCTGACAGTTTTTCACCTGATGTGTGCCTGGGTGTTAAGCAAATGTATAAAAACTTAGACCTACTATCTCAGTTGAATGAGAGACAGGAAAGAATTGTCAATGAAGCCAAGAAGCTTGAGAAAGACCTAATAGATTGGACTGATGGAATTACAAAGGAAGTCCAAGATATTGTTGAGAAATATCcattagaaataaaaccaaaaaatcaaGCCTTAGCAGCTATTGACTCTGAAAATGTGGAGAATGACAAGCTGCCCCCACCACTGCAGCCTCAGGTTTATGCAGGATAA
- the RABGEF1 gene encoding rab5 GDP/GTP exchange factor isoform X1 produces MNLKSERRGIHVDQSELLCKKGCGYYGNPAWQGFCSKCWREEYHKARQKQIQEDWELAERLQREEEEAYASSQSTQGAQSLTFSKFEEKKTNEKTRKVTTVKKFFTASSRTGAKKVAQEKIIKQGQLGRERNADNILRDLKEIFTPSWELASPTEAEIQEAKAPSPSINRQASIETDRVSKEFIEFLKTYHKPGQDIYKQCKLFLDTMNHKRDLSIEEQSECAQDFYQNVAEKLQTRWKVPPEKVEKAMDQIEKYIMTRQYKYVFCPETTDDEKKDLAVQKRIRALHWVTPQMLCVPVNEEIPEVSDMVVKAITDIIEMDSKRVPRDKLACITKCSKHIFNAIKITKNEPASADDFLPTLIYIVLKGNPPRLQSNIQYITRFCNPSRLMTGEDGYYFTNLCCAVAFIEKLDAQSLNLSQEDFDRFMTGQTSPKKQESDSFSPDVCLGVKQMYKNLDLLSQLNERQERIVNEAKKLEKDLIDWTDGITKEVQDIVEKYPLEIKPKNQALAAIDSENVENDKLPPPLQPQVYAG; encoded by the exons atgaacctgAAATCTGAACGCAGAGGAATTCACGTTGATCAGTCAGAGCTACTGTGCAAGAAGGGATGTGGTTACTATGGCAATCCTGCTTGGCAGGGATTTTGCTCCAAGTGCTGGAGAGAGGAATACCATAAGGCCAGGCAGAAACAGATTCAAGAGGATTGGGAGCTGGCAGAGCG GCTTCAgcgagaggaggaagaagcataTGCCAGTAGTCAGAGTACCCAAGGGGCGCAGTCACTGACCTTTTcaaaatttgaagaaaagaaaaccaatgaGAAAACACGAAAGGTCACTACTGTGAAGAAGTTCTTCACTGCTTCTTCCAGAACAGGAGCTAAGAAGG tggctCAAGAGAAAATCATTAAGCAAGGACAGCTTGGGAGGGAGCGAAATGCTGATAACATTCTCAGGGATTTGAAGGAGATTTTTACTCCCTCCTGGGAACTGGCTTCCCCTACTGAAG CAGAGATCCAAGAAGCCAAGGCTCCCAGCCCTTCTATAAACAGGCAAGCTAGCATCGAGACAGATCGAGTATCCAAGGAATTCATAGAATTTCTCAAAACATATCATAAACCTGGACAAGATATCTATAAGCAATGTAAACTATTTTTGGACACAATGAATCATAAAAGG GACTTAAGTATTGAGGAGCAATCTGAATGTGCCCAGGACTTCTATCAAAATGTAGCAGAGAAATTACAGACACGTTGGAAAG TGCCCCCTGAAAAAGTTGAGAAAGCAATGGATCAGattgaaaaatacattatgaCTCGGCAGTATAAATATGTCTTTTGCCCTGAAACAACTGATGATGAGAAGAAAGATCTTGCTGTCCAGAAGAGAATCAG GGCTTTGCACTGGGTAACTCCACAAATGCTGTGTGTTCCCGTCAATGAAGAAATTCCAGAAGTCTCTGATATGGTTGTAAAAGCAATTACAG ATATTATTGAAATGGATTCAAAGCGTGTCCCGCGTGATAAATTAGCATGCATCACCAAGTGCAGCAAGCATATATTTAATGCtattaaaatcacaaaaaatgAACCAGCTTCTGCTGATGACTTTCTTCCAACACTTATATACATTGTTTTGAAGGGAAACCCACCCCGCCTGCAGTCTAACATCCAGTATATAACACGCTTCTGTAATCCAAGCAGGTTAATGACAGGAGAAGACGGCTACTATTTTACGAATCTG TGCTGTGCCGTGGCCTTTATTGAAAAACTGGATGCTCAGTCTTTAAATCTAAGCCAAGAAGATTTTGATCGCTTTATGACTGGTCAGACATCCCCGAAGAAGCAAGAATCTGACAGTTTTTCACCTGATGTGTGCCTGGGTGTTAAGCAAATGTATAAAAACTTAGACCTACTATCTCAGTTGAATGAGAGACAGGAAAGAATTGTCAATGAAGCCAAGAAGCTTGAGAAAGACCTAATAGATTGGACTGATGGAATTACAAAGGAAGTCCAAGATATTGTTGAGAAATATCcattagaaataaaaccaaaaaatcaaGCCTTAGCAGCTATTGACTCTGAAAATGTGGAGAATGACAAGCTGCCCCCACCACTGCAGCCTCAGGTTTATGCAGGATAA
- the RABGEF1 gene encoding rab5 GDP/GTP exchange factor isoform X4: MNLKSERRGIHVDQSELLCKKGCGYYGNPAWQGFCSKCWREEYHKARQKQIQEDWELAERLQREEEEAYASSQSTQGAQSLTFSKFEEKKTNEKTRKVTTVKKFFTASSRTGAKKEIQEAKAPSPSINRQASIETDRVSKEFIEFLKTYHKPGQDIYKQCKLFLDTMNHKRDLSIEEQSECAQDFYQNVAEKLQTRWKVPPEKVEKAMDQIEKYIMTRQYKYVFCPETTDDEKKDLAVQKRIRALHWVTPQMLCVPVNEEIPEVSDMVVKAITDIIEMDSKRVPRDKLACITKCSKHIFNAIKITKNEPASADDFLPTLIYIVLKGNPPRLQSNIQYITRFCNPSRLMTGEDGYYFTNLCCAVAFIEKLDAQSLNLSQEDFDRFMTGQTSPKKQESDSFSPDVCLGVKQMYKNLDLLSQLNERQERIVNEAKKLEKDLIDWTDGITKEVQDIVEKYPLEIKPKNQALAAIDSENVENDKLPPPLQPQVYAG; encoded by the exons atgaacctgAAATCTGAACGCAGAGGAATTCACGTTGATCAGTCAGAGCTACTGTGCAAGAAGGGATGTGGTTACTATGGCAATCCTGCTTGGCAGGGATTTTGCTCCAAGTGCTGGAGAGAGGAATACCATAAGGCCAGGCAGAAACAGATTCAAGAGGATTGGGAGCTGGCAGAGCG GCTTCAgcgagaggaggaagaagcataTGCCAGTAGTCAGAGTACCCAAGGGGCGCAGTCACTGACCTTTTcaaaatttgaagaaaagaaaaccaatgaGAAAACACGAAAGGTCACTACTGTGAAGAAGTTCTTCACTGCTTCTTCCAGAACAGGAGCTAAGAAGG AGATCCAAGAAGCCAAGGCTCCCAGCCCTTCTATAAACAGGCAAGCTAGCATCGAGACAGATCGAGTATCCAAGGAATTCATAGAATTTCTCAAAACATATCATAAACCTGGACAAGATATCTATAAGCAATGTAAACTATTTTTGGACACAATGAATCATAAAAGG GACTTAAGTATTGAGGAGCAATCTGAATGTGCCCAGGACTTCTATCAAAATGTAGCAGAGAAATTACAGACACGTTGGAAAG TGCCCCCTGAAAAAGTTGAGAAAGCAATGGATCAGattgaaaaatacattatgaCTCGGCAGTATAAATATGTCTTTTGCCCTGAAACAACTGATGATGAGAAGAAAGATCTTGCTGTCCAGAAGAGAATCAG GGCTTTGCACTGGGTAACTCCACAAATGCTGTGTGTTCCCGTCAATGAAGAAATTCCAGAAGTCTCTGATATGGTTGTAAAAGCAATTACAG ATATTATTGAAATGGATTCAAAGCGTGTCCCGCGTGATAAATTAGCATGCATCACCAAGTGCAGCAAGCATATATTTAATGCtattaaaatcacaaaaaatgAACCAGCTTCTGCTGATGACTTTCTTCCAACACTTATATACATTGTTTTGAAGGGAAACCCACCCCGCCTGCAGTCTAACATCCAGTATATAACACGCTTCTGTAATCCAAGCAGGTTAATGACAGGAGAAGACGGCTACTATTTTACGAATCTG TGCTGTGCCGTGGCCTTTATTGAAAAACTGGATGCTCAGTCTTTAAATCTAAGCCAAGAAGATTTTGATCGCTTTATGACTGGTCAGACATCCCCGAAGAAGCAAGAATCTGACAGTTTTTCACCTGATGTGTGCCTGGGTGTTAAGCAAATGTATAAAAACTTAGACCTACTATCTCAGTTGAATGAGAGACAGGAAAGAATTGTCAATGAAGCCAAGAAGCTTGAGAAAGACCTAATAGATTGGACTGATGGAATTACAAAGGAAGTCCAAGATATTGTTGAGAAATATCcattagaaataaaaccaaaaaatcaaGCCTTAGCAGCTATTGACTCTGAAAATGTGGAGAATGACAAGCTGCCCCCACCACTGCAGCCTCAGGTTTATGCAGGATAA